From Streptomyces cyaneogriseus subsp. noncyanogenus, the proteins below share one genomic window:
- a CDS encoding alkaline phosphatase PhoX — MERRTLLRAAALGGSAALGGTLWRGAAYAAPAQPGAGPYGPLGAPDANGIRLPSGFTSRVVARSRQTVPGTSYTWHDAPDGGACYADGTGWIYVSNSEISPGGGAGAVRFSSTGAITGAYRILSGTRTNCAGGRTPWNTWLSCEEVDRGYVYETDPWGVKAAVRRDAMGRFKHEAAAADPVRKVVYMTEDVTDGCFYRFRPTTWGDLSAGTLEVLVAGSGATSGPVTWARVPDPTGATATRDQVSGAKRFNGGEGCYYADDTCWFTTKGDNRVWQYNAAAQTIELAYDDSLVPSGAAPLTGVDNVTGAASGDLFVAEDGGNMEICVITPDDVVAPFLRIDDQSGSEITGPAFSPDGTRLYFSSQRGTSGSSSGGITYEVKGPFRS; from the coding sequence GTGGAACGTCGTACCCTCCTGCGTGCGGCCGCCCTCGGCGGCTCCGCCGCCCTGGGCGGCACCCTGTGGCGCGGCGCCGCGTACGCGGCCCCGGCCCAGCCCGGCGCCGGCCCCTACGGGCCGCTGGGCGCGCCGGACGCCAACGGGATCCGGCTGCCGAGCGGGTTCACCAGCCGGGTCGTCGCCCGGTCCCGGCAGACGGTCCCCGGCACGTCGTACACCTGGCACGACGCCCCCGACGGCGGGGCCTGCTACGCCGACGGCACCGGCTGGATCTACGTGTCCAACTCGGAGATCAGCCCGGGCGGCGGGGCGGGCGCCGTGCGGTTCTCCTCGACGGGCGCCATCACCGGCGCGTACCGGATCCTGTCCGGCACCCGCACCAACTGCGCGGGCGGCAGGACCCCGTGGAACACCTGGCTGTCCTGCGAGGAGGTGGACCGGGGGTACGTCTACGAGACCGACCCGTGGGGCGTGAAGGCGGCGGTGCGGCGCGACGCCATGGGCCGCTTCAAGCACGAGGCCGCGGCGGCCGACCCGGTCCGCAAGGTCGTCTACATGACGGAGGACGTCACCGACGGCTGCTTCTACCGCTTCCGCCCGACCACCTGGGGCGACCTGTCCGCCGGGACCCTGGAGGTGCTGGTCGCGGGCAGTGGCGCCACCAGCGGCCCGGTCACCTGGGCCCGGGTCCCCGACCCCACCGGCGCCACCGCCACCCGCGACCAGGTCTCGGGCGCCAAGCGGTTCAACGGCGGCGAGGGCTGCTACTACGCCGACGACACCTGCTGGTTCACCACCAAGGGCGACAACCGCGTGTGGCAGTACAACGCCGCCGCCCAGACCATCGAGCTGGCCTACGACGACTCCCTGGTCCCCTCCGGCGCGGCCCCGCTGACCGGCGTGGACAACGTCACCGGGGCCGCCTCCGGCGACCTGTTCGTGGCCGAGGACGGCGGGAACATGGAGATCTGCGTGATCACGCCGGACGACGTGGTCGCCCCCTTCCTGCGCATCGACGACCAGTCGGGCTCGGAGATCACCGGCCCGGCGTTCTCCCCGGACGGCACCCGGCTGTACTTCTCCAGCCAGCGGGGGACGTCCGGGAGCTCGTCGGGCGGGATCACCTACGAGGTGAAGGGGCCGTTCCGGTCGTAA
- a CDS encoding O-methyltransferase — protein sequence MDRSNTAEAAHTESVVDLCFEGEISAAEVARIRRSVGARTALQVPPAVGAAYDRARRTGFTKSSRPEVGALMAVLAAAVPAGGSVLEVGTGVGVGLAWVVHGLRGRTDVDVVSVEIDDGNAEVASRADWPPWVTLVVGDARELLPDMGTHDLVFLDVPGSLKASVLDEAVTALKPGGQLVMDDMNPCWNGSRAGDDPTGRRDPDRLLEDPRVVCAMLRYSSGMILATRLRD from the coding sequence ATGGACCGATCGAACACGGCGGAGGCCGCGCATACGGAGTCCGTCGTCGACCTCTGCTTCGAGGGGGAGATATCGGCGGCCGAGGTCGCGCGGATCAGGCGCAGTGTGGGCGCGCGCACCGCTCTCCAGGTGCCGCCCGCCGTCGGCGCGGCCTACGACCGGGCGCGCCGGACGGGCTTCACCAAGTCCTCCCGTCCCGAGGTGGGCGCGTTGATGGCCGTGCTGGCGGCGGCGGTTCCCGCGGGAGGCAGCGTCCTGGAGGTCGGCACCGGGGTCGGGGTGGGCCTCGCCTGGGTGGTGCACGGTCTGCGCGGCCGCACCGATGTCGACGTGGTCAGCGTCGAGATCGACGACGGGAACGCGGAAGTGGCGTCACGCGCGGACTGGCCCCCGTGGGTGACCCTGGTCGTCGGCGACGCCCGGGAACTCCTGCCGGACATGGGGACGCACGACCTGGTCTTCCTGGACGTCCCCGGCAGCCTCAAGGCGTCCGTGCTCGACGAAGCCGTCACCGCCTTGAAGCCGGGGGGCCAGTTGGTCATGGACGACATGAACCCTTGCTGGAACGGGAGCCGCGCAGGTGATGACCCCACCGGTAGACGCGACCCCGACCGCCTGCTCGAAGACCCCCGAGTGGTGTGCGCCATGCTCCGGTACTCGAGCGGAATGATCCTCGCCACGCGCCTGAGGGACTGA